A region of Bacteroidia bacterium DNA encodes the following proteins:
- a CDS encoding succinate dehydrogenase/fumarate reductase iron-sulfur subunit, whose product MSATRNYTLRIWRQSSANQSGSLQEYKASNISPDTSFLEMLDIVNESILKSGGDPVAFDHDCREGICGMCSLYINGRPHGPLQKTTTCQLFMRNFPDGEVIYIEPWRAKAFPVIKDLVTDRSAFDRIMAVGGFVSVNTGAAVDANAILIGKELADQAFDSAACIGCGACVAACKNASAMLFVSAKVNQLAILPQGAPERRKRVEAMVAQMDAEGFGNCTNTGACEAECPKGISVTNIAKMNREFISATLDLL is encoded by the coding sequence ATGAGTGCCACTCGTAATTACACACTTCGAATTTGGAGGCAATCTTCCGCAAATCAGTCTGGATCTTTGCAAGAATATAAGGCAAGCAATATTTCTCCAGATACATCTTTTTTGGAAATGTTAGATATTGTTAATGAGTCTATTTTGAAATCCGGAGGAGACCCAGTAGCCTTTGATCACGATTGCAGAGAAGGTATTTGTGGAATGTGTAGCTTATACATAAACGGTCGCCCACATGGGCCGCTACAAAAAACGACTACTTGCCAGCTATTTATGCGTAACTTCCCAGACGGTGAGGTTATTTACATAGAACCTTGGCGAGCAAAAGCCTTTCCGGTTATTAAAGACTTAGTTACAGATAGGTCTGCATTTGACAGAATCATGGCTGTCGGCGGTTTTGTTTCTGTCAATACCGGTGCTGCCGTAGATGCTAACGCAATCTTAATTGGAAAAGAGCTTGCAGACCAAGCCTTTGATTCTGCGGCTTGTATTGGCTGTGGAGCATGTGTAGCTGCCTGCAAAAATGCTTCTGCTATGCTTTTTGTGTCTGCAAAGGTAAATCAGTTAGCCATTTTGCCGCAAGGCGCACCCGAAAGAAGAAAACGGGTGGAAGCTATGGTCGCCCAAATGGATGCCGAAGGCTTTGGTAACTGCACCAATACCGGTGCCTGTGAAGCTGAATGCCCCAAAGGAATTTCAGTAACGAACATCGCAAAAATGAACCGTGAGTTCATCTCGGCTACATTAGATTTACTTTGA
- a CDS encoding ATP-binding cassette domain-containing protein: MASVVQIQSVSKSYADKVAVNQISIDIPEGIIFGLLGPNGAGKTTLIRMLTRITYPDSGSILFQGEILQEKHRQLVGYMPEERGLYRRDTLFNQLSYLLQLKGFSPLESKTRIDYWLERFQVEDWASKELGELSKGMQQKVQFIATVAHSPKLLILDEPFSGLDPLNSKIIEDILFELKSKGTTIIFSTHRMEQVEYLCDQVVLIHQGRILVNDTIKELKYRFWNQSYQLETLDVCDWLSTDSRLNVTVHTPNRLSFTLLENTTIKDILSEIIQKNTIISFSQQLPPLSDIFIKLVQN; the protein is encoded by the coding sequence ATGGCCAGCGTAGTCCAAATTCAATCTGTTTCTAAATCCTATGCAGATAAGGTTGCTGTTAATCAGATAAGTATAGATATTCCGGAGGGCATTATATTTGGGTTATTAGGTCCAAACGGGGCAGGTAAAACAACCCTAATTCGGATGCTAACCCGAATTACTTATCCAGATTCTGGAAGTATTCTTTTTCAAGGAGAAATATTACAGGAAAAACACCGACAATTAGTTGGTTATATGCCGGAAGAACGCGGCTTATATCGTAGAGATACACTCTTCAACCAATTATCATACCTACTCCAGCTAAAAGGATTTTCCCCTCTCGAATCCAAAACACGTATTGACTACTGGTTAGAGCGATTTCAGGTTGAAGATTGGGCAAGTAAAGAGTTAGGAGAACTTTCTAAGGGAATGCAGCAAAAAGTTCAGTTTATAGCTACGGTTGCCCATAGCCCCAAATTACTGATATTAGATGAACCCTTTTCCGGATTAGACCCATTAAATTCAAAAATAATAGAAGACATTCTTTTTGAATTGAAAAGTAAGGGAACAACGATAATTTTTTCTACCCACCGGATGGAGCAAGTTGAATACCTTTGCGACCAAGTTGTGCTGATACACCAAGGACGTATTTTGGTAAACGATACCATCAAAGAGCTAAAATACCGTTTTTGGAATCAATCATATCAATTAGAAACATTAGATGTATGTGATTGGTTATCAACAGATTCACGCTTGAATGTTACTGTACATACACCCAATCGGTTAAGTTTTACATTGTTAGAAAATACTACTATAAAAGATATTTTGAGCGAGATAATTCAAAAAAACACCATAATTTCTTTTAGCCAACAGCTTCCTCCATTAAGCGATATTTTCATAAAACTGGTTCAAAACTAA